One region of Eremothecium gossypii ATCC 10895 chromosome II, complete sequence genomic DNA includes:
- a CDS encoding glucose-6-phosphate 1-epimerase (Syntenic homolog of Saccharomyces cerevisiae YMR099C) has product MSVDADEKEVILVHPSNEKTAVKILNYGATIYSWTIDGEEQLWLSDAAKLDGSKPVRGGIPLVFPVFGKNTDDEHFSKLPQHGLARNSTWEFLGQTKENPPAVQFGLGPELANEELTALWPFDYTLVLTVELGEEHLKTEIEVVNTSTSQTLRFNWLFHTYLKIDDVEDTMVSNLKNFKTYDQLLKTSYVDRQPVVAFHEEVDRIYQQVADDRVIQIVDKGRPIHSVSRGNLPDVVVWNPWIEKSANMQDFQPKEGYQKMICIEPGHVHDFVTLQPGEKWSGYQLLSKDTLKYQAV; this is encoded by the coding sequence ATGTCTGTAGACGCTGACGAGAAAGAGGTGATCTTGGTCCATCCTTCCAACGAGAAGACGGCCGTTAAAATCTTGAATTATGGAGCAACGATCTATTCCTGGACAATAGACGGCGAAGAGCAGCTATGGCTATCGGACGCGGCCAAGTTAGATGGGTCTAAACCCGTGCGCGGAGGCATCCCATTGGTTTTTCCTGTTTTTGGGAAGAACACCGACGATGAGCACTTTTCAAAGCTGCCGCAGCATGGCCTTGCCCGTAACTCTACGTGGGAATTCTTGGGTCAAACCAAGGAAAACCCTCCAGCCGTGCAATTCGGCCTGGGGCCAGAGCTTGCAAATGAGGAACTCACCGCACTATGGCCGTTTGACTACACACTGGTGCTTACCGTGGAACTTGGGGAAGAACATCTTAAAACGGAGATTGAGGTTGTGAACACCTCCACATCGCAGACCCTCCGTTTCAATTGGTTATTCCACACATATCTGAAGATTGACGATGTCGAGGACACTATGGTATCCAACCTCAAGAACTTTAAGACCTACGACCAGCTTCTGAAGACTAGCTACGTGGACAGGCAACCGGTGGTAGCCTTCCACGAAGAGGTGGACAGGATCTACCAGCAGGTCGCCGATGACAGAGTTATACAGATTGTGGACAAGGGACGTCCAATCCACAGTGTTAGCAGGGGCAATCTTCCAGATGTCGTGGTCTGGAACCCCTGGATTGAAAAATCAGCAAACATGCAGGACTTCCAGCCAAAGGAAGGGTACCAGAAGATGATATGTATCGAACCCGGCCACGTTCACGACTTCGTGACCCTGCAGCCAGGCGAGAAATGGTCCGGGTACCAACTGTTGTCGAAAGACACGTTGAAGTACCAGGCCGTCTGA
- the PRR1 gene encoding serine/threonine protein kinase PRR1 (Syntenic homolog of Saccharomyces cerevisiae YKL116C (PRR1)) — translation MSDKKLYDASNCVSEHMVLRKELYGEDYVGGERTVGTVITDAPVSRSSLRSGDNSNELPTPTNSTFPVDVRNVSFKDLELHIPKKRAGNKWYPASELPPHKSRMERDFSNLPSTMEMDARGSRGNRVTSDYFSEGTASFPADVNGNRARVVSLPGIESEGDQQGSACVTHNNGEPTVLQDATGGSDAAATRNGMAEDKLTGFILPNLNSQLSWRLVKLVGSGNFSDVYLYENTSASSTEEKFQQVAVKVTRYPAELQNPQARTATKYKEMLSRLESSLTRELAVLRSLDYPCIVKLYGINDCSFLESRRPLIDHINEPSLPSCKMIMSYCFGGDVLDVAKRGLLPDWLLQRVFTELAHAVLYLHENLVIHRDLKLENVLLKYPLEQLLSMREDFSCNFIELADFGLCKRIRQNELCTTRCGSEDYISPEVLMGLPYDGRLCDTWALGVILYALLEDRLPFDPLPLQGWRGNRPRSTAHRIARYEWRWLRLINNNHHAKVIVEKCLVTRQHRWSIKDITEADFVRTLAPKLKYLHRH, via the coding sequence ATGTCAGACAAGAAACTGTACGATGCATCGAACTGTGTGAGCGAGCACATGGTGCTGCGGAAGGAATTATACGGGGAAGATTATGTTGGCGGAGAGCGGACGGTAGGAACGGTGATCACGGATGCGCCTGTTTCTCGGTCGAGCCTGCGGTCGGGTGACAATTCCAATGAGTTACCGACGCCCACGAATAGCACTTTTCCCGTTGATGTGCGCAACGTGTCGTTCAAAGACCTCGAATTACATATTCCGAAGAAACGTGCCGGTAACAAGTGGTATCCTGCGTCAGAGCTACCTCCGCACAAATCCCGCATGGAGCGGGACTTCAGCAATCTGCCCTCTACGATGGAGATGGACGCACGAGGCTCGCGGGGGAACCGGGTCACGTCTGATTATTTCTCAGAGGGGACAGCATCGTTTCCAGCGGACGTGAACGGGAACCGGGCACGGGTTGTTTCTTTGCCGGGCATTGAGAGCGAGGGAGACCAGCAGGGATCAGCATGTGTGACTCATAATAATGGAGAGCCCACTGTACTCCAGGATGCAACAGGAGGATCAGATGCTGCGGCCACTAGAAATGGGATGGCAGAAGATAAGCTAACGGGGTTCATCCTACCAAACCTCAATAGCCAGCTCTCCTGGCGGTTGGTGAAGCTGGTTGGGTCGGGGAACTTCAGCGATGTTTATCTATATGAAAACACCAGTGCTTCATCTACAGAGGAGAAGTTCCAACAGGTGGCTGTGAAGGTCACCAGGTACCCTGCGGAGCTGCAGAACCCGCAAGCCAGAACGGCTACCAAGTACAAAGAAATGCTCTCGAGACTCGAAAGCTCATTGACACGCGAACTCGCTGTTTTGCGGTCCTTGGACTACCCCTGTATCGTCAAATTATATGGCATCAATGACTGCAGCTTTCTTGAGAGCCGAAGACCGCTTATCGACCACATCAATGAACCTAGTCTACCATCTTGCAAGATGATCATGTCATACTGTTTCGGAGGAGATGTACTTGACGTCGCAAAACGCGGGCTTTTGCCCGACTGGCTGTTGCAGCGGGTCTTCACCGAATTGGCCCACGCCGTCCTGTACTTACATGAGAACCTTGTCATACACCGAGACCTGAAGCTGGAAAACGTCCTTCTGAAGTATCCCTTAGAGCAACTTCTCTCAATGCGCGAGGACTTCAGTTGCAATTTCATAGAACTCGCAGACTTCGGACTTTGCAAAAGAATACGGCAGAATGAGCTCTGCACTACGCGGTGCGGCTCTGAAGACTATATTTCCCCAGAGGTGCTCATGGGACTGCCATATGATGGTCGTCTCTGCGATACATGGGCTCTTGGCGTGATATTGTACGCGCTCTTAGAGGACCGCCTGCCTTTTGACCCATTACCTCTGCAAGGATGGCGTGGCAACCGCCCCCGCTCTACAGCACACAGAATTGCACGCTACGAGTGGCGATGGCTGCGCCTTATTAATAATAACCACCATGCCAAGGTAATTGTTGAAAAGTGTCTTGTAACCAGACAGCATCGCTGGAGTATCAAGGATATCACGGAGGCTGACTTCGTACGGACGCTTGCACCTAAACTAAAATACCTACATAGACATTAA
- the APN1 gene encoding DNA-(apurinic or apyrimidinic site) lyase APN1 (Syntenic homolog of Saccharomyces cerevisiae YKL114C (APN1)), translating into MGFVRCTASRYKFGAHVSGAGGISNSVVNAHRIGCNAFAMFLKSPKQWVSKAYSAEEIKRFHDNCEELGYNPRTDVLPHGLYFINLANPDREKAEKAYGAFLDDLQRCEQLGIGLYNFHPGSALKGEYDAQLRQLAMYINRAISETKFVKIVLENMAGHGNIIGSKLEDLRTVIDLVEQKDRVGVCVDTCHTFAAGYDIRSRAAFDSFWDKFRTTLGMQYLASMHINDSKAPLAANADRHELLGQGFLGLEAFRLIARSDFLQNIPIILETPQKEDDGYGEEIKMLEWLEGVDDEAALQQEYKDKCAELQQRGAKSRQEFAAKFEKKKAKAEKATGSRKRAAGQADIVSQMGRKAARKG; encoded by the coding sequence ATGGGCTTCGTAAGGTGCACTGCTTCGCGTTACAAATTTGGTGCGCATGTTAGTGGTGCGGGCGGGATTTCCAACAGCGTGGTGAATGCACATCGCATAGGCTGTAATGCGTTTGCGATGTTCCTCAAGTCCCCAAAGCAGTGGGTTTCAAAAGCATACAGCGCCGAGGAGATAAAACGGTTCCACGACAACTGCGAGGAGCTGGGCTACAACCCACGGACAGACGTGCTTCCGCACGGGCTGTACTTCATCAATCTGGCCAACCCGGACCGCGAGAAGGCCGAGAAGGCGTACGGGGCCTTCCTGGACGACCTGCAGCGCTGCGAACAGCTGGGTATTGGGCTATACAACTTCCACCCGGGGTCGGCCCTGAAGGGCGAGTATGATGCACAGCTCCGGCAGCTGGCCATGTATATAAACCGGGCCATCTCGGAGACCAAGTTTGTGAAGATCGTGCTGGAAAACATGGCCGGGCATGGCAACATCATCGGCTCCAAGCTGGAGGACCTGCGCACGGTCATCGACCTGGTGGAGCAGAAGGACCGGGTGGGTGTGTGCGTCGACACGTGCCACACCTTTGCCGCAGGGTACGATATCCGCAGCCGTGCAGCGTTTGACTCGTTCTGGGACAAGTTCCGCACAACTTTGGGCATGCAGTACCTTGCCAGCATGCATATCAACGACTCCAAGGCCCCCCTGGCCGCCAACGCAGACCGCCACGAGCTGCTCGGCCAGGGCTTTCTCGGCCTCGAGGCATTCCGCCTCATTGCTCGCTCCGACTTCCTCCAGAACATCCCGATAATCCTGGAGACACCGCAAAAGGAGGACGACGGTTACGGCGAGGAGATCAAGATGCTCGAGTGGCTCGAGGGcgtcgacgacgaggcTGCCTTGCAACAGGAATACAAAGACAAATGCGCTGAGTTGCAACAGCGCGGCGCGAAGTCGCGCCAGGAGTTTGCAGCGAAGTtcgagaagaagaaggcgaAGGCGGAGAAGGCCACCGGATCCAGGAAGCGTGCCGCCGGCCAAGCTGACATCGTGTCACAGATGGGCCGTAAAGCTGCCCGGAAGGGCTAG